From a single Bacillus pumilus genomic region:
- a CDS encoding TraR/DksA family transcriptional regulator produces MNGDLETIYTELLQMKEELQSKLFEYASFRSPAEHVTMNEVQTTTLLYHIKEELQDVSLAIAKIEQGTYGICEVTGDVIPLEQMSILPTARTVDDFLYHKQYEKKAFTPYPHESNDPHFEAFHM; encoded by the coding sequence ATGAATGGCGATCTAGAGACGATTTACACGGAACTCCTTCAAATGAAAGAAGAGCTGCAATCTAAACTGTTTGAATACGCATCATTTCGTTCACCCGCTGAGCATGTCACAATGAACGAGGTCCAAACGACCACGCTTCTTTATCACATCAAAGAAGAGCTGCAAGATGTGTCTCTCGCTATTGCAAAAATTGAGCAGGGAACCTATGGAATATGTGAGGTGACAGGTGATGTGATTCCGCTTGAACAAATGAGTATTCTTCCTACCGCCCGCACAGTAGACGACTTTTTATATCATAAGCAGTATGAGAAAAAAGCATTCACTCCTTATCCTCACGAATCAAATGATCCTCATTTTGAAGCCTTCCACATGTAG
- the lspA gene encoding signal peptidase II, which translates to MFYYIIAFVIICLDQLTKWLIVKNMMLGDSYPVIDGFFYITSHRNSGAAWGILQGQMWFFYVITLVVIAGIVYYLQKHGKKDKLLGVALALMLGGAIGNFIDRIFRQEVVDFAHFVFGNYHYPIFNIADSSLCVGVILLFIQMLLDGKKTKESTT; encoded by the coding sequence GTGTTCTATTACATAATCGCATTCGTGATAATTTGTTTAGACCAATTAACAAAATGGCTCATTGTCAAAAATATGATGCTCGGAGATTCTTATCCAGTGATTGATGGCTTCTTTTACATCACCTCTCACCGAAATTCAGGAGCAGCATGGGGGATTCTCCAAGGACAAATGTGGTTTTTCTATGTAATCACACTCGTTGTTATTGCGGGAATTGTTTATTATTTGCAAAAGCATGGGAAAAAGGACAAGCTGCTTGGCGTAGCGCTGGCCTTAATGCTTGGCGGTGCGATTGGCAACTTTATTGACCGTATTTTCCGTCAGGAAGTGGTAGATTTTGCTCATTTCGTCTTTGGGAATTATCACTACCCAATCTTTAATATTGCAGATTCTTCTCTATGCGTAGGGGTCATTCTGCTCTTCATTCAAATGCTGTTAGATGGAAAGAAAACGAAGGAGTCAACTACATGA